In Paracoccaceae bacterium Fryx2, a single genomic region encodes these proteins:
- a CDS encoding glycosyl hydrolase family 8, producing MNRRMFNAALLGLAAMGAQGAGARAAAQDAPAGAAHPLAAAWALWKTAFLAPDGRVIDRTQQGASHSESQGYGMTLALALGDADAFARIDAWTEANLALRDDSLLAWRWLPEAAIRVPDRNNASDGDLFRAWALAGAGVRFSNDAYTRRATAIAADLARLCVVPWPDGSGRPVLLPAALGFTRDDGVIVNPSYCMPRALRELAAATGQQDLALCADSGEALAADLAATGLMPDWIALTPGGPQPATGMSDRSGYEAMRVPLFLLWSGAPGHPALARHAAALRSARSAEPGARSTPTVLDRLTGAVIERSPDAGYGAVEALLLCVDAASAASGAGGVTLPGSALPPFTTDQPYYPATLHLMALLAQIEGYPTCVPL from the coding sequence ATGAACCGCCGCATGTTCAATGCCGCGCTGCTCGGCCTTGCCGCGATGGGGGCGCAGGGGGCAGGCGCACGGGCCGCGGCGCAGGACGCGCCGGCGGGTGCCGCCCATCCCCTCGCCGCCGCCTGGGCGCTGTGGAAGACCGCCTTCCTTGCGCCCGACGGCCGCGTGATCGACCGGACGCAGCAGGGCGCCAGCCATTCCGAAAGCCAGGGCTACGGCATGACGCTGGCGCTGGCGCTGGGCGATGCCGACGCCTTCGCCCGCATCGACGCCTGGACCGAGGCCAACCTCGCGCTGCGCGACGACAGCCTGCTGGCCTGGCGCTGGCTGCCCGAAGCCGCGATCCGGGTGCCCGACCGCAACAATGCCAGCGACGGCGACCTGTTCCGGGCCTGGGCGCTGGCGGGGGCGGGGGTGCGCTTTTCCAATGACGCCTATACCCGGCGCGCGACCGCCATTGCCGCCGACCTGGCGCGGCTTTGCGTCGTGCCCTGGCCCGATGGCAGCGGCCGCCCGGTGCTGCTGCCCGCCGCCCTGGGGTTCACCCGCGATGACGGCGTGATCGTGAACCCGTCCTATTGCATGCCGCGGGCCCTGCGCGAACTGGCTGCCGCGACCGGGCAGCAGGATCTGGCGCTCTGCGCCGACAGCGGCGAGGCGCTGGCCGCCGATCTGGCCGCCACCGGCCTGATGCCCGACTGGATCGCGCTGACCCCCGGCGGGCCGCAGCCTGCCACCGGCATGTCGGACCGTTCGGGCTACGAGGCGATGCGGGTGCCGCTGTTCCTGCTGTGGTCGGGCGCGCCGGGGCATCCGGCGCTGGCCCGCCACGCCGCCGCCCTGCGGTCCGCGCGCAGCGCCGAACCCGGGGCGCGTTCCACTCCGACCGTGCTCGACCGCCTGACCGGCGCGGTGATCGAACGCAGCCCCGATGCAGGCTACGGCGCGGTGGAGGCGCTGCTGCTTTGCGTCGATGCCGCGTCCGCCGCCTCTGGCGCGGGGGGCGTCACCCTGCCGGGGTCGGCCCTACCGCCCTTCACCACCGACCAGCCCTATTACCCGGCCACGCTGCACCTGATGGCGTTGCTGGCCCAGATCGAAGGCTATCCGACATGCGTGCCGCTCTGA